From Pedobacter cryoconitis, one genomic window encodes:
- a CDS encoding AIR synthase-related protein, whose product MSDNRYNQRGVSASKEDVHQAIKNIDKGIFPQAFCKIIPDILGNDDTFCNIMHADGAGTKSSLAYVYWKETGDISVWKGIAQDAIIMNLDDLICVGATDHILLSSTIGRNKNLITGEVIAAIINGTEEILAELREMGISIYSTGGETADVGDLVRTIIVDSTVTCRIKRDEVISNHNIQNGDVIVGLSSSGQATYETEYNGGMGSNGLTSARHDVFDKSVADSYPESFDPAVPYDLVFSGGKKLTDKIRIDENTEITIGKLVLSPTRTYAPVIKKVLEKHRNQIHGLVHCSGGAQTKVLHFINDNIHVIKDNLFPVPPLFELIQEQSGTAWKEMYKVFNMGHRMEIYVPQEIADDIIAISKSFNIDAQIIGRVEESTHKQVTITSEKGQFNYE is encoded by the coding sequence ATGAGTGATAACAGGTACAACCAGCGTGGCGTTTCGGCTTCGAAAGAAGATGTGCATCAAGCCATCAAAAACATAGATAAGGGTATTTTCCCACAAGCATTTTGTAAAATCATCCCTGATATATTGGGTAATGACGATACTTTCTGTAATATTATGCACGCTGATGGTGCAGGTACTAAATCCTCTTTAGCTTACGTATACTGGAAAGAAACCGGTGATATTTCTGTATGGAAAGGCATTGCACAAGATGCGATCATTATGAATCTTGATGATTTAATTTGTGTTGGCGCTACAGATCATATTTTACTATCATCAACAATTGGCAGAAATAAAAACCTGATTACAGGAGAAGTTATCGCTGCTATTATCAATGGAACAGAAGAAATTCTTGCCGAACTCAGAGAAATGGGTATTTCCATTTATTCTACAGGCGGTGAAACTGCCGACGTAGGTGACCTGGTACGTACCATCATTGTAGATTCAACTGTCACCTGCCGCATTAAGCGTGATGAAGTGATCAGTAATCACAACATTCAAAATGGAGATGTTATTGTTGGACTATCTTCTTCAGGTCAGGCAACCTATGAAACAGAATATAATGGGGGTATGGGTTCTAATGGCTTAACCTCTGCCCGTCATGATGTTTTTGATAAATCAGTAGCAGACAGCTACCCTGAAAGCTTTGATCCAGCTGTACCTTACGATCTTGTTTTCTCAGGTGGTAAAAAACTGACCGATAAAATCCGTATTGATGAAAACACAGAGATCACTATTGGAAAACTGGTACTCTCTCCTACCCGTACCTATGCACCTGTTATCAAAAAAGTATTAGAAAAACACAGAAACCAAATCCACGGATTAGTACATTGCAGTGGTGGCGCACAAACTAAAGTGCTTCACTTTATCAATGATAATATACATGTAATTAAAGATAACTTATTTCCCGTTCCGCCACTTTTTGAATTGATTCAGGAACAATCAGGAACGGCCTGGAAAGAGATGTACAAAGTATTTAATATGGGTCACCGTATGGAAATATATGTACCTCAGGAAATCGCTGATGATATTATAGCAATTTCTAAAAGCTTTAACATCGATGCACAAATCATCGGTCGTGTAGAAGAATCTACGCATAAACAAGTAACCATTACCAGTGAAAAAGGACAATTCAACTACGAGTAA
- a CDS encoding glutamine synthetase III yields the protein MKSLRTNALKEAQTRVSPEVKAPSVKISEFFGSNVFDKKKMKDFLSKEVYEKLISAIDQGELINQDDANQIATAMKHWAMSKGVTHYTHWFQPLTGSTAEKHDSFFEPTIDGPVEKFAGSALVQQEPDASSFPNGGIRNTFEARGYTAWDPSSPAFIMESKAGKTLCIPTVFVAYTGEALDYKAPLLKALNALDKAAVDVCQYFDKGIDKVTASLGIEQEYFLVDLALFNARPDLALTGRTLFGHMSAKGQQLDDHYFGSIPERVFTFMVDFENEAFKLGIPLKTRHNEVAPLQFECAPLYEEINLAIDHNQLLMDLMEKVARRHNFKVLLHEKPYAGINGSGKHNNWSLITNTGKNLLAPGKTPKNNLMFLAFFVNTIKAVHEHADLLRASIASVSNDHRLGANEAPPAIISIFLGQQLNEVLDEIEHSRISKKIKEDNALWLGIPKIPQILLDNTDRNRTSPFAFTGNKFELRAVGSSANSSAPMTVLNSIMADQLVKFKVEVDKLIKKGEKKDIALLTIIKKYIKESKDIRFEGNGYSQDWEDEAAKRGLANIKTTPLALDAYISEKSTELFERANIFTKRELHARHDILLESYYKKLQIEARVMGEVANTMIIPACIAYQNTLLENAKSIKELGLPKEALVAPLAIINKLSDHLSIVKTTIDEMLEARKVANTIEDSREKAIAYDEKVKSHFDTIRYNVDKLEQIVDDSVWPLPKFRELLFLK from the coding sequence ATGAAAAGCTTAAGGACAAACGCATTAAAAGAGGCACAAACCAGAGTTTCACCAGAAGTTAAGGCTCCATCAGTCAAAATTTCTGAGTTTTTTGGCTCAAACGTGTTCGATAAAAAGAAAATGAAAGATTTCTTATCTAAAGAAGTCTATGAAAAACTAATCTCAGCAATCGATCAGGGTGAATTAATTAATCAGGATGATGCCAATCAGATCGCTACAGCGATGAAACATTGGGCGATGTCTAAAGGAGTTACACACTATACACACTGGTTTCAGCCATTAACAGGCTCAACAGCTGAAAAACATGACTCTTTTTTCGAACCTACGATTGATGGTCCGGTAGAAAAATTTGCAGGTAGCGCATTAGTACAACAAGAACCAGATGCATCAAGTTTCCCGAATGGTGGTATCAGAAATACTTTTGAAGCCAGAGGTTACACTGCGTGGGACCCTTCTTCTCCAGCTTTCATTATGGAAAGTAAAGCAGGAAAAACCTTATGCATTCCAACTGTATTCGTAGCTTATACAGGTGAAGCATTAGATTATAAAGCTCCTTTATTAAAAGCATTAAACGCATTAGACAAAGCAGCAGTTGACGTTTGTCAATATTTCGATAAAGGAATTGACAAAGTAACCGCTTCTTTAGGTATTGAGCAGGAATATTTCCTGGTTGACCTTGCTTTATTTAACGCACGTCCGGATTTAGCTTTAACAGGCCGTACTTTATTTGGTCATATGTCCGCTAAAGGACAACAATTAGACGATCATTATTTCGGATCAATCCCTGAGCGTGTATTCACTTTCATGGTAGATTTTGAAAATGAAGCCTTTAAATTAGGTATTCCTTTAAAAACACGTCACAACGAGGTTGCACCATTGCAATTTGAATGTGCACCATTATACGAAGAAATCAACCTGGCTATCGATCACAATCAATTATTGATGGATCTGATGGAAAAAGTTGCCAGACGTCATAACTTCAAAGTATTATTACATGAGAAGCCATATGCAGGTATCAACGGTTCAGGTAAACATAACAACTGGTCATTAATCACCAATACAGGTAAAAACCTGCTAGCTCCAGGTAAAACGCCTAAAAACAACCTGATGTTCCTTGCTTTCTTTGTGAATACAATCAAAGCCGTACATGAACACGCAGATTTATTAAGAGCGAGTATTGCTTCAGTAAGTAATGACCACCGTTTAGGCGCAAATGAAGCACCACCGGCAATCATTTCTATCTTCTTAGGTCAGCAATTGAACGAAGTATTAGATGAAATCGAACACTCACGTATCAGCAAAAAAATTAAAGAAGATAACGCATTGTGGTTAGGTATCCCTAAAATCCCACAAATCTTATTAGATAATACTGACCGTAACCGTACTTCACCATTTGCCTTTACAGGTAATAAATTTGAATTACGTGCCGTAGGATCTTCAGCAAACTCATCAGCACCGATGACAGTTCTGAACTCTATCATGGCAGATCAGCTGGTTAAATTTAAAGTTGAAGTAGATAAACTGATCAAAAAAGGTGAGAAAAAAGACATCGCTCTTTTAACCATCATCAAAAAATACATCAAAGAATCAAAAGATATTCGTTTCGAAGGAAATGGTTACAGCCAGGACTGGGAAGATGAAGCAGCTAAACGTGGTCTTGCGAACATCAAAACTACTCCATTAGCATTAGATGCTTATATCTCTGAGAAATCAACTGAATTATTTGAAAGAGCAAACATCTTCACTAAACGTGAGCTGCATGCACGTCATGACATTCTTTTAGAAAGTTATTACAAAAAATTACAGATTGAAGCCAGAGTAATGGGTGAAGTTGCGAATACCATGATTATTCCGGCTTGTATTGCTTACCAGAACACCTTATTGGAGAATGCAAAAAGCATTAAAGAATTAGGCTTACCAAAAGAAGCATTAGTTGCGCCATTGGCAATCATCAACAAATTATCTGATCACTTGTCAATCGTAAAAACTACAATTGATGAAATGTTAGAAGCTCGTAAAGTTGCCAATACCATTGAAGATTCAAGAGAGAAAGCTATCGCTTACGATGAGAAAGTTAAATCTCATTTTGATACCATCCGTTACAACGTTGACAAATTAGAGCAAATTGTAGACGACAGCGTTTGGCCATTACCAAAATTCAGAGAGTTATTATTTTTAAAATAG
- a CDS encoding VOC family protein → MFKRIHHVAIICTDYTVSKNFYVNILGLTVIQEVYRAERKSYKLDLSVNGLYQIELFSFENPPERPSRPEAAGLRHLAFEVDDVAAVAAALNAKGVVTEELRIDEYTGKKFTFFTDPDGLPLEIYQS, encoded by the coding sequence ATGTTCAAAAGAATTCATCACGTTGCTATTATTTGCACCGATTATACGGTTAGTAAAAATTTCTATGTTAATATATTAGGTTTAACAGTCATTCAGGAAGTATACAGGGCTGAACGGAAATCTTATAAATTGGATTTGTCGGTAAACGGGCTTTATCAGATAGAATTGTTTTCTTTTGAAAATCCTCCTGAAAGACCATCCAGACCCGAAGCAGCAGGTTTGAGGCATTTGGCTTTTGAGGTTGATGATGTAGCTGCTGTTGCGGCTGCATTGAATGCTAAAGGAGTGGTGACAGAAGAACTGAGAATTGATGAGTATACGGGTAAGAAATTTACTTTCTTCACTGATCCTGACGGATTGCCGCTTGAAATTTATCAAAGCTAA